In Paraburkholderia flava, one genomic interval encodes:
- the xylB gene encoding xylulokinase — translation MTFLGIDLGTSEVKAVLTGDDAAILATAGAPLTVDHPHPHWSEQSPQAWWHATLDAIAAVRAAHPSGFAALRGIGLSGQMHGATLLDRSDQVLRPAILWNDTRAFAECVELEALVPESREITGNLAMPGFTAPKLLWLAKYEASVFRAVNKVLLPKDYVAWRLTGEFTSDMSDASGTLWLDVAKRDWSDRMLAATGLSREQMPRLVEGSAPAAQLRDGLRREWGIAGPVTLCGGAGDNAASAIGMGVVDAGSAFLSLGTSGVLFSGTDRFAPNPAQGVHAFCHCLPERWHQMSVILSAAASLGWLSQVAHTAVATLPDLAAQADPAAAPIFLPYLNGERTPHNDANARGVFWGLTAAHGTADLAYSVMEGVAFAMADGYVALQGAGTTLEHASFIGGGSRSPFWAQLCATAMGVTMRRHRSSDVGGALGAARLAQLAATNDAIADVCTAPPVIESREPDPAMQPVLAERLARYRRLYTALKPEFAAAG, via the coding sequence GTGACCTTTCTTGGAATCGACCTCGGCACGTCCGAAGTCAAAGCCGTCCTGACCGGCGACGACGCCGCCATTCTCGCGACCGCCGGTGCGCCGCTCACCGTCGATCATCCGCATCCGCACTGGTCCGAGCAGAGCCCGCAGGCGTGGTGGCACGCCACTCTGGATGCGATCGCCGCCGTGCGTGCCGCGCATCCGTCGGGCTTCGCCGCGCTGCGCGGTATCGGCCTGTCGGGGCAGATGCACGGCGCGACGCTGCTCGACCGCAGCGACCAGGTGCTGCGTCCCGCGATCCTGTGGAACGACACGCGTGCGTTCGCCGAATGCGTCGAACTCGAAGCGCTCGTGCCCGAATCGCGCGAGATCACCGGCAATCTCGCGATGCCCGGCTTCACCGCGCCGAAGCTGCTGTGGCTCGCGAAATACGAGGCTTCCGTGTTTCGCGCGGTCAACAAGGTGCTGCTGCCGAAGGACTACGTCGCATGGCGGCTGACCGGCGAATTCACGTCCGACATGTCGGATGCGTCGGGCACGCTGTGGCTCGACGTCGCAAAGCGCGACTGGTCGGATCGAATGCTCGCCGCGACCGGACTGTCGCGCGAGCAGATGCCGCGACTCGTCGAAGGCAGCGCGCCGGCGGCACAGTTGCGCGATGGGCTGCGTCGCGAGTGGGGCATCGCCGGACCAGTGACGCTGTGCGGCGGTGCCGGCGACAACGCGGCGAGCGCGATCGGCATGGGTGTCGTCGATGCGGGTAGCGCGTTTCTGTCGCTGGGCACGTCGGGCGTGCTGTTCTCCGGCACCGATCGCTTCGCGCCGAATCCCGCGCAGGGCGTTCACGCGTTCTGCCATTGCCTGCCTGAGCGCTGGCATCAGATGAGCGTGATCCTGTCGGCGGCGGCGAGCCTCGGCTGGCTGTCGCAGGTCGCGCACACCGCCGTCGCGACGCTGCCCGATCTCGCCGCACAGGCCGACCCTGCCGCTGCACCGATTTTTCTGCCCTATCTGAACGGCGAGCGCACGCCGCACAACGATGCGAACGCGCGTGGCGTGTTCTGGGGTTTGACGGCCGCGCACGGCACCGCCGATCTCGCGTACAGCGTGATGGAAGGCGTCGCGTTCGCGATGGCCGACGGCTACGTGGCGCTGCAGGGCGCGGGCACGACGCTCGAGCACGCGTCGTTCATCGGCGGTGGTTCTCGCAGTCCGTTCTGGGCGCAACTCTGCGCGACTGCGATGGGTGTGACGATGCGTCGTCACCGGAGCAGCGATGTCGGCGGTGCGCTCGGCGCCGCGCGGCTCGCCCAGCTTGCAGCGACGAACGATGCGATCGCCGACGTTTGCACGGCACCGCCGGTGATCGAATCGCGCGAACCGGATCCCGCGATGCAGCCGGTGCTTGCGGAACGGCTGGCGCGTTACCGGCGGTTGTACACCGCGTTGAAGCCGGAGTTCGCGGCAGCGGGTTAA
- a CDS encoding AraC family transcriptional regulator, translating to MNPDLEVVHTRRDETFRAWTHGYPHDVAKWHFHPEYEIHVIRSSTGKFFVGDYIGQFHPGNLVITGPNLPHNWISEIGPGEHVPSRDMVLQFSRDAVQQMVAAFTELQPVLTMIDDASRGLQFPDRVGLSVAPLMSELADAHGCRRVELLMALFDRLASCSERQVLAGPSYHIDAQRYMSSTINQVLSYIQQNLPGTLRESDVADLVGMSVSTFTRFFRRHTGSTFVQYLNRLRLNEACELLMCSTLPVTEICYRVGFNNLSNFNRQFRAMKEMPPSKFRSLHQLNEQMIAA from the coding sequence ATGAATCCCGATCTGGAAGTCGTGCACACGCGACGCGACGAAACCTTTCGCGCTTGGACTCACGGCTATCCGCACGACGTCGCGAAGTGGCACTTCCACCCGGAGTACGAGATCCACGTGATCCGCTCGTCGACGGGCAAGTTTTTTGTCGGCGATTACATCGGACAATTCCATCCGGGCAATCTCGTCATCACCGGACCGAACCTGCCGCACAACTGGATCAGCGAGATCGGTCCGGGCGAGCACGTGCCGTCGCGCGACATGGTGCTGCAGTTCTCGCGCGATGCCGTGCAGCAGATGGTCGCTGCGTTCACCGAACTGCAACCGGTGCTGACGATGATCGACGATGCATCGCGCGGGCTGCAGTTTCCGGATCGCGTGGGTCTGTCGGTCGCGCCGCTGATGTCCGAACTCGCCGACGCGCACGGCTGCCGCCGCGTCGAACTGCTGATGGCGCTGTTCGACCGGCTCGCGTCGTGTTCCGAACGGCAGGTGCTTGCAGGGCCGTCGTATCACATCGATGCGCAGCGCTACATGTCGTCGACGATCAACCAGGTGCTGTCGTACATCCAGCAGAACCTGCCCGGCACGCTGCGCGAAAGCGACGTCGCGGATCTGGTCGGCATGAGCGTCAGCACGTTCACGCGATTTTTCCGGCGTCATACGGGCTCGACGTTCGTGCAGTACCTGAATCGGCTGCGACTCAATGAAGCATGCGAGCTGCTGATGTGCTCGACGCTGCCGGTGACGGAGATCTGCTATCGCGTCGGGTTCAACAACCTGTCGAACTTCAACCGGCAGTTTCGCGCGATGAAGGAAATGCCGCCGTCGAAATTCCGCTCGCTGCATCAGCTCAATGAACAGATGATCGCCGCCTGA
- a CDS encoding sn-glycerol-3-phosphate ABC transporter ATP-binding protein UgpC, which yields MAQIVCKGLTKRYDSGPPVLHPLDLEIRDGEFVVLLGPSGCGKSTMLRMIAGLEDITGGELSIGDTVVNERPARERNVAMVFQNYALYPHMTVYDNIAFGLRRLKVPAAEIDRRVREVAAALSLDAMLDRKPRAMSGGQQQRAAIARAMIKTPAVFLFDEPLSNLDAKLRAQLRGDIKRLHQRLKTTTVYVTHDQLEAMTLADRVILMRGGHIEQAGSPADLYRCPHTVFAAGFIGTPAMNFLDATVGVDGGTRYVQCGESRWPLASRRFAAADVKLHEGQAVKLAIRPNYLKLVAASESPTALQIAGRVELVELLGAEALVTFDFAGEHLAALVPANAVPSPGDMVTFRFDADDLHVFDTQSGRNVTLPDAPPETARRVDASATPQWSVSHP from the coding sequence ATGGCACAGATCGTCTGCAAGGGACTCACGAAGCGCTACGACAGCGGACCGCCGGTACTGCATCCGCTCGACCTCGAGATCCGCGACGGCGAGTTCGTCGTGCTGCTCGGACCGTCGGGTTGCGGTAAGTCGACGATGCTGCGGATGATCGCCGGGCTGGAGGACATCACCGGCGGCGAGCTGTCGATCGGCGACACCGTGGTCAATGAACGGCCCGCCCGCGAGCGCAACGTCGCGATGGTGTTCCAGAACTACGCGCTCTATCCTCACATGACCGTGTACGACAACATCGCGTTCGGGCTGCGCCGGCTGAAGGTGCCCGCAGCGGAGATCGATCGCCGCGTGCGCGAGGTCGCCGCTGCGCTGAGTCTCGACGCGATGCTCGATCGCAAGCCGCGCGCGATGTCGGGCGGTCAGCAGCAGCGCGCCGCCATTGCGCGCGCGATGATCAAGACGCCTGCCGTGTTTCTGTTCGACGAGCCGCTGTCGAATCTCGATGCGAAGCTGCGCGCGCAATTGCGCGGCGACATCAAGCGGCTGCATCAGCGGTTGAAGACGACGACGGTGTACGTCACGCACGACCAGCTCGAAGCGATGACGCTCGCCGATCGCGTGATCCTGATGCGCGGCGGACACATCGAGCAGGCCGGCTCGCCTGCCGATCTTTATCGCTGCCCGCATACTGTGTTCGCAGCAGGCTTTATCGGCACGCCGGCGATGAATTTTCTCGATGCGACAGTGGGCGTGGATGGCGGTACGCGTTACGTGCAGTGCGGTGAATCCCGCTGGCCGCTCGCCTCACGGCGTTTTGCCGCAGCGGACGTGAAACTGCACGAAGGCCAGGCCGTGAAGCTCGCGATCCGGCCGAATTATCTGAAGCTCGTGGCGGCCAGTGAAAGCCCAACCGCACTGCAGATCGCCGGCCGCGTCGAACTCGTCGAATTGCTCGGCGCCGAAGCGCTCGTCACGTTCGATTTCGCGGGTGAACATCTCGCCGCTCTGGTGCCCGCGAACGCGGTGCCGTCGCCCGGCGACATGGTAACGTTCCGGTTCGATGCCGATGACCTGCACGTGTTCGACACGCAGAGCGGCCGCAACGTGACGTTGCCCGACGCACCGCCCGAGACCGCGCGTCGAGTGGATGCGAGCGCGACACCGCAATGGTCGGTGTCGCACCCCTGA
- a CDS encoding NAD(P)-dependent alcohol dehydrogenase: protein MKALVLEEAHRLALREIDIPLDVGPRDVKIRIHTVGVCGSDVHYYTHGRIGPFKVEQPMVLGHEASGTVVEIGSDVTHLSVGDRVCMEPGVPQFDSPATMRGLYNLDPAVRFWATPPIHGCLTPYVVHPAAFTFRLPDNVSFAEGAIVEPLSIGLQAAKKAAMTPGDVAVVIGAGTIGAMTALAALAGGASRVILADVIKEKLALFANHAAVTTVDVRAQSLVDVVRNATDGWGADVVFEASGNGKVYDTLIDLLCPGGCAVLVGMPVDPVPLDVVALQAKEARIESVFRYANIFPRALALISSGMIDVKPFISRKFAFADGVRAFEEAAAGHPHDVKIQIEMD, encoded by the coding sequence TTGAAAGCCCTGGTACTGGAAGAAGCGCACCGACTCGCGCTGCGCGAAATCGATATTCCGCTCGACGTGGGTCCGCGCGACGTGAAAATCCGCATTCACACGGTCGGCGTGTGCGGTAGCGACGTGCATTACTACACGCATGGCCGCATCGGTCCGTTCAAGGTCGAGCAGCCGATGGTGCTCGGTCACGAAGCGTCGGGTACGGTCGTCGAAATCGGCAGCGACGTCACGCATCTGAGCGTCGGCGACCGCGTGTGCATGGAGCCCGGCGTGCCGCAGTTCGATTCGCCCGCGACGATGCGCGGCCTCTACAACCTCGATCCCGCCGTGCGCTTCTGGGCGACGCCGCCGATCCACGGCTGCCTCACGCCGTACGTCGTGCATCCGGCCGCGTTCACGTTCAGGCTGCCGGACAACGTGTCGTTCGCGGAAGGCGCGATCGTCGAGCCGTTGTCGATCGGCTTGCAGGCCGCGAAGAAAGCGGCGATGACGCCCGGCGATGTCGCCGTCGTGATCGGCGCCGGCACGATCGGCGCGATGACGGCGCTCGCCGCACTCGCGGGCGGCGCATCGCGTGTGATTCTCGCCGACGTGATCAAGGAAAAGCTCGCGCTGTTCGCGAATCATGCGGCGGTGACGACGGTGGATGTACGTGCGCAATCGCTCGTCGACGTGGTGCGCAATGCCACCGACGGCTGGGGCGCCGACGTCGTGTTCGAAGCGAGCGGCAACGGCAAGGTCTACGACACGCTGATCGATCTGCTGTGTCCGGGCGGCTGTGCGGTGCTGGTCGGCATGCCGGTCGATCCGGTGCCGCTCGACGTCGTCGCGTTGCAGGCGAAGGAAGCGCGCATCGAATCGGTGTTCCGCTACGCGAACATCTTTCCGCGTGCGCTCGCATTGATCAGCTCGGGCATGATCGACGTGAAGCCGTTCATCTCGCGCAAGTTCGCGTTCGCCGACGGCGTGCGCGCGTTCGAAGAGGCGGCGGCGGGCCATCCGCACGACGTCAAGATCCAGATCGAAATGGACTGA
- a CDS encoding carbohydrate ABC transporter permease — translation MGRLISRSATMTVGVAIAIVAVFPILWAVLNSLKNLLDIVTPVPRFIFTPTLDNYRQVLSSPEVLIGLGNSVAIVGTSVLLGALLGVPAAYVIARFHVPGKRDIQFFLLSLRFLPPVAIAIPLIAIWVDLGLYDTKLSMIVTYLLVTLSTITWLSIPVFQRLPREVEEAATLDGYGPYEVFWRIALPISSSTLIGGIVFSFVLVWNELMIALALTSSRSATLPVVASAFTSLGQEVPWGVINASTVLLALPPLIFVGILSRLLNSMLKGK, via the coding sequence ATGGGAAGACTGATTTCGCGCAGCGCGACGATGACGGTCGGCGTGGCGATCGCGATCGTCGCGGTGTTTCCGATCCTGTGGGCCGTGCTGAATTCGCTGAAGAACCTGCTCGACATCGTCACGCCGGTGCCGCGCTTCATTTTCACGCCGACGCTCGACAACTACCGTCAGGTGCTGTCGAGCCCCGAGGTGCTGATCGGGCTCGGCAACAGCGTCGCGATCGTCGGGACGTCAGTGTTGCTGGGTGCGCTGCTCGGCGTGCCGGCCGCGTACGTGATCGCGCGCTTTCACGTGCCGGGCAAACGCGACATCCAGTTCTTCCTGCTGTCGCTGCGTTTTCTGCCGCCGGTCGCGATTGCGATTCCGTTGATCGCGATCTGGGTGGACTTAGGTCTGTACGACACGAAGCTGTCGATGATCGTCACGTACCTGCTCGTCACGCTGTCGACGATCACGTGGCTGTCGATCCCCGTCTTCCAGCGGCTGCCGCGCGAAGTCGAGGAAGCCGCGACGCTCGACGGTTACGGTCCATACGAAGTGTTCTGGCGCATCGCGCTGCCGATCAGTTCGAGCACGCTAATTGGCGGCATCGTCTTCAGCTTCGTGCTGGTATGGAACGAACTGATGATCGCGCTCGCGCTGACGTCGTCGCGCAGCGCAACGTTGCCGGTCGTTGCATCCGCGTTCACGTCGCTCGGGCAGGAAGTGCCGTGGGGCGTGATCAACGCGTCGACGGTATTGCTTGCGCTGCCGCCGCTGATTTTCGTGGGCATTCTGAGTCGTCTGCTGAACTCGATGCTCAAAGGTAAATAA
- a CDS encoding carbohydrate ABC transporter permease has protein sequence MFNRGKTSLPWVFLGPPLAIMALLGLIPTVAAVNLALKNRVLRYPDSEYVWLRNFVRLMSDRRFLNAIEVSAVWEIVTVVGAVVVGVLLAIYLFEQIHGRARSVITLLLIMPVLLPRVSAAFIWKFMYSPLNGVLSWLLGTVGIDNTAFLSDPHAALYAIALVDVWQWGLFFAVVVLKLLETLPPEPLEAARLDYASTWQVYAYIALPMLKVPIMSLVFIKMVESLRSFDLIYVMTKGGPGISTETLDMYAYAQGIGLSGKVSYASSMAVLMMIATTAIFTLIWKRVNKWED, from the coding sequence ATGTTCAATCGCGGTAAAACCAGCCTGCCCTGGGTGTTCCTCGGCCCGCCGCTCGCGATCATGGCGCTGCTCGGCCTGATCCCGACCGTCGCGGCAGTCAACCTTGCGTTGAAAAACCGCGTGCTGCGCTATCCGGACAGCGAGTACGTGTGGCTGCGCAATTTCGTCCGGCTCATGTCGGACCGGCGCTTCCTGAATGCGATCGAAGTGTCCGCCGTGTGGGAAATCGTCACGGTGGTCGGCGCGGTTGTCGTCGGCGTGCTGCTCGCGATCTACCTGTTCGAACAGATTCACGGCCGCGCGCGCAGCGTGATCACGCTGTTGCTGATCATGCCGGTGTTGCTGCCGCGCGTGTCGGCGGCGTTCATCTGGAAGTTCATGTATTCGCCGCTGAACGGCGTGTTGAGCTGGCTGCTCGGCACGGTCGGCATCGACAACACCGCGTTCCTGTCCGATCCGCACGCGGCGCTGTACGCGATCGCGCTCGTCGACGTGTGGCAGTGGGGCCTGTTCTTCGCGGTGGTTGTGCTGAAGCTGCTCGAAACGCTGCCGCCCGAACCGCTCGAAGCGGCGCGGCTCGATTACGCGTCGACGTGGCAGGTGTACGCGTACATCGCGCTGCCGATGCTGAAGGTGCCGATCATGAGTCTGGTGTTCATCAAGATGGTCGAGTCGCTGCGTTCGTTCGACCTGATCTACGTAATGACCAAAGGCGGTCCCGGCATCTCGACCGAAACCCTCGACATGTACGCATACGCACAGGGTATCGGCCTGTCGGGCAAGGTGTCGTACGCGTCGAGCATGGCGGTGCTGATGATGATTGCGACCACCGCGATCTTCACGCTGATCTGGAAGCGGGTGAACAAATGGGAAGACTGA
- a CDS encoding ABC transporter substrate-binding protein, giving the protein MVACMPAAAFAQSCNVPVIRVLAQKSLGLSVMEKSLPDYEKRSGTKIEISYFGENDRRAKSRLDASTGAGSYQIYYVDEANVAEFASAGWVVPLLKYYPKDADYDDFLPGRRAVASYKGVAYFAPLIGGGDFLFYRRDLLEKAHLPVPKTLDELVADIKKLNAPPNMYGWVARGQRGSGMNVWRWAPFMLAEGGTWTDKNGQPNFNSPAAVKATQLYSDLFKYAPPGAATYDWSNALEAFRSGKVAFMIESTPFADWMEDPTKSSVADKVGYVRPPAPLPSAAYGHGLAISSVGAKDECTRQAAGKFIAWATSKDQEQARLRDNVFSDYNRTSTINSDYFKKHVKPQILSGLNDTNPVTKVTIWSSPQWPDIGDNLGIALEEIFTGTQTDVQGTLTDAVQYAKDAMEHGAKK; this is encoded by the coding sequence ATGGTTGCGTGCATGCCCGCTGCGGCCTTCGCACAAAGCTGCAACGTGCCGGTGATCCGCGTACTCGCGCAGAAAAGCCTCGGGCTGTCGGTGATGGAGAAATCGCTGCCCGACTACGAGAAACGCAGCGGCACGAAAATCGAGATCAGCTACTTCGGCGAAAACGACCGACGCGCGAAATCGCGGCTCGATGCATCGACGGGTGCGGGCTCGTACCAGATCTACTACGTCGACGAAGCGAACGTCGCGGAATTCGCGTCCGCCGGCTGGGTCGTGCCGCTGCTGAAGTACTACCCGAAAGACGCCGACTACGACGACTTCCTGCCGGGCCGTCGCGCGGTCGCGAGCTACAAGGGCGTCGCGTACTTCGCGCCGTTGATCGGCGGCGGCGACTTCCTGTTCTATCGCCGCGACCTGCTCGAGAAAGCGCATCTGCCGGTGCCGAAGACACTCGACGAACTCGTCGCCGACATCAAGAAACTCAACGCACCGCCGAACATGTACGGCTGGGTCGCACGCGGTCAACGCGGCTCGGGCATGAACGTGTGGCGCTGGGCACCGTTCATGCTCGCCGAAGGCGGCACATGGACCGACAAGAACGGGCAGCCGAACTTCAACTCACCGGCCGCCGTGAAGGCGACCCAACTCTATAGCGATCTCTTCAAGTACGCGCCGCCGGGAGCCGCGACCTACGACTGGAGCAACGCACTCGAAGCGTTCCGCTCGGGCAAGGTCGCGTTCATGATCGAGTCGACGCCGTTCGCCGACTGGATGGAAGACCCGACCAAGTCGAGCGTCGCCGACAAGGTCGGCTACGTGCGGCCGCCCGCACCGTTGCCGTCCGCTGCATACGGGCATGGCCTCGCGATCTCGTCGGTCGGTGCGAAGGACGAATGCACGCGCCAGGCCGCGGGCAAGTTCATCGCGTGGGCGACGAGCAAGGACCAGGAGCAGGCACGTCTGCGCGACAACGTGTTCAGCGACTACAACCGCACGAGCACGATCAATAGCGACTACTTCAAGAAGCACGTGAAGCCGCAGATTCTGAGCGGCCTGAACGACACCAATCCGGTGACGAAGGTGACGATCTGGTCGAGCCCGCAATGGCCCGACATCGGCGACAACCTGGGCATCGCGCTCGAAGAAATCTTCACGGGCACGCAAACCGATGTGCAGGGCACGCTGACCGACGCGGTGCAGTACGCGAAGGACGCGATGGAACACGGCGCGAAGAAATAA
- a CDS encoding zinc-finger-containing protein — translation MRVGRPVAPLPQPVCDYCGAKAVFVRSDEDGYPYRDDHGPLWVCTPCEAWIGIFPRSTRRVPLGRLANAELRDAKARLHAALEPMVQGKLRRDGGNVFEARSKGYRWLAGELKIPEDQCTIHQLDADQCKAAVDVIERFAASRRTGETE, via the coding sequence ATGCGCGTCGGCCGTCCTGTTGCTCCGCTGCCGCAACCCGTCTGCGATTACTGCGGCGCTAAAGCGGTCTTCGTCCGTTCGGACGAGGACGGTTATCCGTATCGCGACGATCACGGTCCGCTGTGGGTCTGCACGCCGTGCGAAGCGTGGATCGGCATCTTCCCGCGCAGCACGCGTCGCGTGCCGCTCGGCCGTCTCGCGAACGCCGAACTGCGCGACGCGAAAGCGCGTCTGCACGCCGCACTCGAACCGATGGTCCAGGGCAAGCTGCGCCGCGACGGCGGCAACGTGTTCGAAGCACGTTCAAAGGGTTATCGCTGGCTCGCGGGCGAACTGAAAATCCCCGAAGACCAGTGCACCATCCATCAGCTCGACGCCGACCAATGCAAGGCCGCAGTCGACGTGATCGAGCGTTTCGCCGCGAGCCGACGCACCGGCGAAACCGAATAA
- a CDS encoding PAS domain-containing protein translates to MPTTIDFEQLVHAIGDAVVISDASGAITLWNPAAERMFGFTPDEALGQSLDIIIPERLRGRHWDGYHKTMATGETRYGHDLLKVPAVDKAGRTMSIAFTVALLHSPQGEVTGIVAVIRDETARFTEDRALRKRVAELEAKVSA, encoded by the coding sequence ATGCCCACAACCATCGATTTCGAACAGCTCGTTCACGCGATCGGCGATGCCGTCGTGATCTCCGACGCAAGCGGCGCGATTACGTTGTGGAATCCCGCGGCCGAACGCATGTTCGGCTTCACGCCGGACGAAGCGCTCGGCCAGTCGCTGGATATCATCATCCCCGAGCGGCTGCGTGGCCGGCATTGGGACGGTTATCACAAGACGATGGCAACCGGCGAAACGCGCTACGGTCACGATCTGCTGAAAGTGCCTGCCGTCGATAAAGCCGGCCGCACGATGTCGATCGCATTCACCGTCGCGCTGCTGCATTCGCCGCAAGGCGAAGTCACCGGCATCGTCGCCGTGATCCGCGACGAAACTGCCCGCTTCACCGAAGACCGCGCACTGCGCAAACGCGTCGCCGAACTCGAAGCGAAAGTCAGCGCTTAG
- the frc gene encoding formyl-CoA transferase — MSKKPLEGIKIIDFTHVQAGPACTQMLAWFGADVIKVERPGSGDVTRNQLRDIPDVDALYFTMLNSNKRSLTLDTKKPEGKEVLEKLIRESDVLVENFGPGALDRMGFSWDVIRDLNPKMIVASVKGFSDGHHYDDLKVYENVAQCAGGAASTTGFWDGPPTISAAALGDSNTGMHLAIGILTAIIGRQQTGRGQRVAVSMQDSVVNLCRVKLRDQQRLDRLGFLEEYPQYPHGSFSDVVPRGGNAGGGGQPGWVLKCKGWETDPNAYIYFTVQGHAWAPICRAIGKPEWIDDPAYSTPQARQPHIFDIFATIEEWLADKTKFEAVDVLRKFDIPCAPVLTMKEIANDESLRKSGTIVEVEHKARGTYLTVGSPIKFSELKPEITGSPLLGEHTDEVLAQLGYTSAQIARMHEMQAV; from the coding sequence GTGAGCAAAAAACCCCTCGAAGGCATCAAGATCATCGATTTCACGCACGTCCAGGCTGGCCCGGCGTGCACGCAAATGCTGGCATGGTTCGGCGCCGACGTGATCAAGGTCGAGCGTCCCGGTTCCGGCGACGTCACGCGCAACCAGTTGCGCGATATCCCCGACGTCGACGCGCTGTACTTCACGATGCTCAACAGCAACAAGCGTTCGCTGACGCTCGACACGAAGAAGCCGGAAGGCAAGGAAGTGCTCGAAAAGCTGATCCGCGAATCGGACGTGCTGGTTGAAAACTTCGGCCCGGGCGCACTCGACCGGATGGGCTTCTCGTGGGACGTGATCCGCGATCTGAATCCGAAGATGATCGTTGCATCGGTGAAGGGCTTCAGCGACGGCCACCACTACGACGACCTGAAAGTCTACGAGAACGTCGCGCAGTGCGCAGGCGGCGCCGCATCGACGACCGGCTTCTGGGACGGCCCGCCGACGATCAGCGCAGCCGCGCTCGGCGACAGCAACACCGGCATGCATCTGGCCATCGGCATTCTCACCGCGATCATCGGCCGCCAGCAGACGGGTCGTGGTCAACGCGTAGCCGTGTCGATGCAGGACAGCGTCGTGAACCTGTGCCGCGTGAAACTGCGTGACCAGCAGCGGCTCGACCGCCTCGGCTTCCTCGAGGAATATCCGCAGTACCCGCACGGCTCGTTCAGCGATGTCGTGCCGCGCGGCGGCAACGCGGGCGGTGGCGGTCAACCGGGCTGGGTGCTCAAGTGCAAGGGCTGGGAAACCGATCCGAACGCGTACATCTACTTCACGGTTCAGGGTCACGCGTGGGCGCCGATCTGCCGCGCGATCGGCAAGCCGGAGTGGATCGACGATCCTGCATACAGCACGCCGCAGGCACGCCAGCCGCACATCTTCGACATCTTCGCGACGATCGAGGAATGGCTCGCCGACAAGACCAAGTTCGAAGCGGTCGACGTGCTGCGCAAGTTCGACATTCCGTGCGCCCCGGTGCTGACGATGAAGGAAATCGCCAACGACGAATCGCTGCGCAAGAGCGGCACGATCGTCGAAGTGGAGCACAAGGCGCGCGGCACGTACCTGACGGTCGGCAGCCCGATCAAGTTCTCCGAACTGAAGCCGGAGATCACCGGTTCGCCGCTGCTCGGCGAACACACCGACGAAGTACTCGCGCAACTCGGCTACACGTCGGCGCAGATCGCGCGCATGCACGAAATGCAGGCGGTGTAA